From a single Candidatus Neomarinimicrobiota bacterium genomic region:
- a CDS encoding aminoacyl-tRNA hydrolase: SEAVKDRLIRIAGKRVSSEGILIIDARRHRSQSKNREDALNRLKELIIKSLTLPKPRRKTKPTFASKEKRLRDKKARSRIKESRKPPDDY; the protein is encoded by the coding sequence TAAGCGAAGCGGTTAAGGACCGCCTCATCAGAATTGCGGGGAAAAGAGTATCATCGGAAGGGATACTTATAATTGATGCCCGCCGGCACCGTTCGCAGTCCAAGAATCGTGAAGACGCTCTTAACCGTTTGAAAGAGCTTATTATCAAATCGCTCACCCTGCCAAAACCACGCCGAAAAACCAAACCGACTTTCGCCTCAAAAGAGAAACGGCTGAGAGATAAAAAAGCGAGAAGCAGGATTAAGGAATCCCGCAAACCTCCTGATGATTATTGA
- the mraZ gene encoding division/cell wall cluster transcriptional repressor MraZ: MTPEPNSFLGEYRYTIDDKGRVNIPAPFRKILHPSNNKTFVISKNMAGEKCLVAMPVEEWDKIQENLIRNLNKISLTDQQFMRNLTRYATYCRHDGQGRITIPQNLLEVASLTKDAVIIGMLNQIEIWDPGELDARMSDDAKLSEEELTALAEKIVL, encoded by the coding sequence ATGACACCTGAACCTAATTCATTCTTAGGCGAATACAGATACACCATTGATGATAAAGGCAGAGTCAATATCCCCGCTCCTTTCAGAAAGATACTACACCCTTCGAATAACAAGACTTTCGTAATCTCAAAAAATATGGCAGGCGAGAAGTGCCTGGTGGCAATGCCGGTCGAAGAATGGGACAAGATTCAGGAGAACCTGATTCGCAATCTCAATAAGATAAGTCTCACCGACCAGCAATTTATGCGTAACCTCACGCGATACGCCACCTATTGCAGGCACGACGGACAGGGAAGAATCACTATTCCCCAAAACCTTTTAGAAGTAGCAAGTTTAACTAAAGACGCTGTGATAATCGGGATGCTGAATCAGATAGAGATTTGGGATCCGGGAGAGTTGGACGCAAGAATGTCGGATGATGCAAAACTATCCGAGGAAGAATTGACGGCTCTCGCTGAAAAAATAGTTTTATAG
- the rsmH gene encoding 16S rRNA (cytosine(1402)-N(4))-methyltransferase RsmH, whose amino-acid sequence MGSDVKNNVWHNPVMVEEVKTSLIIDPDGVYIDGTLGGGGHAAAILKSLSEKALYVGIDRDATAIEHCKKRFSDSTTPVRLFQGKFPMMPEIADRFGIKNVSGVLLDLGVSSTQINVPERGFSFGSDGPLDMRMDQSEGAPAYELINRLNEKDLANLIYAYGEERHSRKIATGIKNASPIMTTGELRSVIEKVIMGNMKTKSLARVFQALRIAVNDELTNLIDGLNSSLKVLKKGGRLVVLSYHSLEDRIVKQFMKEESSDCICPPEIPQCVCGHTRQLKILTKHVMKPTDEEIRINPRSRSAKMRVAERL is encoded by the coding sequence ATGGGATCTGATGTCAAAAATAACGTATGGCACAACCCTGTAATGGTGGAAGAAGTTAAGACCAGCTTAATTATTGACCCTGATGGGGTTTACATAGACGGGACTTTAGGAGGAGGCGGACATGCCGCCGCTATACTCAAGTCCCTGAGCGAAAAAGCCCTTTATGTTGGAATTGACAGAGATGCGACAGCAATTGAACACTGCAAAAAGAGATTCAGCGACTCAACCACGCCAGTCAGGTTGTTTCAAGGCAAATTTCCGATGATGCCCGAGATTGCCGACCGGTTTGGAATTAAGAACGTCAGCGGCGTTCTTCTCGACCTCGGCGTCTCTTCCACTCAAATAAATGTTCCCGAACGCGGATTCTCCTTTGGTTCCGACGGTCCTCTTGATATGCGGATGGATCAGAGCGAGGGAGCTCCCGCATACGAACTGATTAACCGGCTTAACGAAAAAGACCTGGCGAATCTCATCTACGCTTACGGCGAAGAACGTCACAGCAGGAAGATAGCCACCGGAATTAAAAATGCCTCCCCTATTATGACCACAGGTGAATTGCGTTCTGTGATTGAAAAGGTGATAATGGGAAATATGAAGACTAAATCTCTCGCAAGAGTGTTTCAGGCATTGCGTATTGCGGTAAACGATGAACTCACGAACCTTATTGACGGGCTTAATTCCTCGCTGAAAGTACTGAAAAAAGGGGGGCGGCTTGTAGTCCTCTCCTATCACTCGCTCGAGGACCGTATCGTAAAACAGTTTATGAAAGAGGAATCGTCCGATTGTATCTGTCCGCCGGAAATTCCTCAATGCGTTTGCGGCCACACTCGGCAATTAAAGATTCTGACTAAACATGTTATGAAGCCTACTGACGAGGAAATCCGAATCAATCCGCGTTCGAGAAGCGCAAAAATGAGAGTAGCAGAGAGATTATAA
- a CDS encoding PASTA domain-containing protein produces the protein MSRKSITLDLFSGGSRVRLTIIYILSLSVWLVIMGKLFWIQVINHEDLLVVRNNQYTQEIILEAERGTIRDRNGNALTMNLPYYDLGVHPPLVEEPELMAAAFSETFGKPASYYTDKLQSGKNFIWMERKVTPSKGLSIIDRDFKGLSPIKQSKRYYPYGEIGAQIIGFTDIDNLGIEGVEKSYDNYLSGVDGRKTFQIDGKGRDFSGMLSRTVNPVRGGDVTLTIDLDYQIILQEELENAYKKWGAERVIGILLQPQTGEILAMGNAPDFNPNNYTNYPVENFKNRTITDTYEPGSTFKLITATAAIENKVYNDSDMIFCENGKIQVANISITDHKPYGWLTFNQVFYNSSNVGVIKIAQASGRENIYHTARAFGFGNKTGISIDGESSGILHNLDKWSALSLAEIAIGYEVSVTALQLGMAYAAAANGGFLLKPRIIASASKSDGSELISDNVKVVRRVMSSETSRKLKNLFLGVVKVGTGKKAYMKGFNVAGKSGTSQKLINGKHSNKYYASFVAFFPAENPEFLCLIIVDNPDTYLSYGGEVAAPIVKNIFTRIVDSNPRLIASSPPRKIEKAMEEQLNTERAEPKLTSLSSVRYIRTQKKSVRKDLMPNVKGLSLRAALKILGERNLNTSFSGSGIVKKQSPLPGRRISAGLEVILTMGTN, from the coding sequence GTGTCACGCAAAAGTATAACATTAGATCTGTTCAGCGGCGGAAGCAGGGTTCGTCTTACCATAATATATATTCTTTCCCTTTCCGTGTGGCTCGTTATAATGGGCAAACTTTTCTGGATACAGGTTATCAACCATGAAGATTTACTGGTAGTGCGGAATAATCAGTACACTCAGGAAATAATCCTCGAGGCGGAGCGCGGAACTATCCGGGACAGGAACGGAAATGCGCTGACTATGAACCTCCCCTACTACGATTTAGGCGTTCATCCTCCGTTGGTGGAAGAACCCGAGCTGATGGCTGCGGCGTTCAGCGAGACATTCGGAAAGCCCGCTTCTTATTATACCGACAAGCTGCAAAGCGGAAAGAATTTCATCTGGATGGAGAGAAAGGTGACTCCCTCCAAAGGTCTTTCCATTATTGATAGGGATTTCAAGGGGCTTTCTCCCATAAAACAATCGAAAAGATATTATCCTTATGGGGAGATCGGCGCGCAGATAATCGGCTTCACAGACATTGACAATCTCGGTATCGAGGGAGTCGAAAAGTCATATGACAACTATCTCAGCGGTGTGGACGGAAGAAAAACCTTTCAAATAGACGGCAAAGGCAGAGATTTCTCCGGCATGCTCTCCCGCACCGTTAATCCTGTCAGAGGCGGAGATGTGACTCTGACCATTGATCTCGATTATCAGATAATTCTTCAGGAAGAGTTGGAAAACGCCTATAAAAAATGGGGTGCCGAACGGGTAATCGGAATTCTCCTACAACCTCAGACAGGTGAAATTTTGGCTATGGGAAACGCGCCCGATTTCAATCCGAATAATTATACGAATTACCCTGTGGAAAATTTCAAGAACAGAACTATAACGGATACTTATGAGCCGGGTTCCACATTCAAGCTGATTACCGCCACGGCAGCTATCGAAAACAAGGTATATAACGATTCCGATATGATTTTTTGCGAAAACGGGAAGATTCAGGTGGCAAATATTTCGATAACCGACCATAAACCTTACGGTTGGCTCACCTTTAATCAGGTATTCTATAATTCCAGCAACGTTGGAGTTATAAAGATAGCTCAGGCATCGGGCAGGGAGAACATATATCACACTGCCAGAGCATTCGGATTCGGCAATAAAACCGGCATCTCGATAGACGGCGAAAGCAGCGGGATTCTGCATAACCTGGACAAATGGTCTGCCCTTTCATTGGCGGAAATCGCAATCGGATACGAAGTTTCGGTAACGGCGCTTCAGCTTGGAATGGCATATGCAGCAGCGGCAAACGGCGGATTTCTCCTGAAACCGAGGATAATCGCTTCTGCGTCCAAAAGCGACGGCTCTGAACTTATCTCGGACAATGTAAAGGTCGTCCGGCGGGTGATGTCTTCCGAAACGTCGAGGAAATTAAAAAATCTCTTCCTGGGTGTGGTGAAAGTCGGAACCGGCAAGAAGGCATATATGAAAGGTTTTAATGTGGCGGGCAAATCCGGAACTTCACAGAAGTTAATAAACGGCAAGCATTCAAATAAGTATTACGCTTCGTTTGTGGCTTTTTTCCCTGCGGAAAATCCCGAGTTTCTCTGTCTTATAATCGTAGATAATCCAGATACTTACCTCTCTTACGGCGGCGAGGTCGCCGCTCCGATAGTGAAGAATATATTTACGCGAATCGTGGATTCGAACCCGCGGCTCATCGCTTCCTCTCCTCCCCGAAAAATCGAGAAGGCAATGGAAGAGCAGCTGAATACGGAACGCGCAGAGCCGAAGTTAACGAGTCTTTCCAGCGTCAGATATATTAGAACTCAGAAAAAGAGCGTCCGAAAAGACCTTATGCCCAACGTGAAAGGGCTAAGTCTCAGGGCGGCGCTGAAGATTCTCGGCGAACGGAATTTGAACACAAGTTTTTCAGGCAGCGGCATTGTGAAGAAACAAAGTCCTCTGCCGGGACGGCGGATATCCGCGGGACTTGAAGTAATCCTTACGATGGGTACGAATTAA
- a CDS encoding UDP-N-acetylmuramoyl-L-alanyl-D-glutamate--2,6-diaminopimelate ligase, with protein sequence MNNPSSLYKIMEGIEYKDLTGNDAVVSGIAYDSRAVQKGDVYFALKGENFDGAQFIPDAIERGCSAVVSVDYENTTEVPVLTTPDTRLALAYASSAFYGNPSRNLKLIGITGTNGKTSVAHILRYMLQSAGCKTAILGTVGHDYGEGIEKSSLTTPEAPELNRFLRKAVNEGSSHAVMEVSSHSLALKRVRGLDFDVAVFTNLTHDHLDYHKNFESYRNAKGLLFKELKDSAYAVINIDDESSNYMSTMTSANVATFSISDSSADYQALSHTYSDRGMKISLSIPKGALDIESPLSGEFNVYNLMAAFTAVEVLGVNTDSAVENLTNLSQIPGRFEKIDSDAGFTIIVDYAHTPDALENTMIAAGELRAPDSRLITVFGCGGDRDVEKRPIMGKLASSLSDLVIVTSDNPRSEPPESIISGITQGMNKDNFKAIEDRRSAIGHALAEANSGDVVLVAGKGHEDYQEINGVRKPFSDKEVIKELLGDKG encoded by the coding sequence TTGAATAACCCGTCGTCCCTATACAAGATTATGGAAGGAATAGAATATAAGGATCTAACGGGGAACGACGCCGTCGTAAGCGGTATCGCTTACGATTCTCGGGCTGTGCAAAAAGGCGATGTTTACTTCGCCCTCAAGGGAGAAAACTTTGACGGCGCGCAGTTCATCCCCGACGCTATCGAAAGAGGATGCAGCGCTGTCGTTTCTGTTGATTATGAAAATACGACTGAAGTGCCCGTTCTCACTACCCCTGACACCCGGCTTGCCCTTGCGTATGCTTCCTCCGCTTTCTATGGGAATCCTTCCCGGAATCTGAAACTGATCGGAATTACAGGCACCAACGGAAAAACTTCTGTGGCGCATATTCTACGGTATATGCTTCAGTCCGCAGGATGCAAGACGGCTATTCTCGGAACTGTGGGTCACGATTACGGCGAGGGAATTGAAAAATCCTCCCTCACGACACCCGAAGCTCCCGAACTCAACCGATTTTTACGCAAAGCGGTGAATGAAGGGTCATCACACGCCGTTATGGAAGTTTCATCGCACAGCCTTGCCCTCAAAAGAGTGCGCGGACTTGATTTCGATGTGGCTGTTTTCACCAACCTTACCCATGATCACCTCGACTATCACAAGAATTTTGAATCCTACAGGAACGCAAAGGGGTTGCTCTTCAAGGAGCTGAAAGATTCCGCTTACGCTGTCATCAATATCGACGATGAATCTTCAAACTATATGTCCACAATGACTTCAGCGAATGTGGCGACCTTTTCCATTTCGGATTCTTCCGCCGATTATCAGGCTTTATCACACACTTATTCGGATCGGGGTATGAAAATTTCGCTCTCAATCCCGAAAGGCGCTCTGGATATTGAATCTCCGCTGTCGGGTGAATTCAATGTATATAATCTCATGGCGGCGTTCACCGCTGTTGAAGTGTTAGGCGTAAACACAGACAGCGCCGTTGAAAACCTGACAAATCTTTCTCAAATACCCGGCAGGTTCGAGAAAATTGACTCGGATGCCGGCTTCACGATTATTGTTGATTACGCTCACACGCCGGACGCTTTGGAAAACACAATGATAGCCGCAGGCGAATTGAGAGCTCCCGATTCCAGACTCATAACGGTTTTCGGATGCGGCGGCGACAGGGACGTTGAGAAACGACCGATTATGGGGAAACTCGCCTCCTCTCTTTCCGATCTTGTTATCGTGACTTCAGATAATCCCAGGAGCGAGCCGCCTGAGAGCATTATCAGCGGCATTACGCAGGGTATGAATAAAGATAACTTTAAAGCGATTGAAGACAGGCGAAGCGCCATCGGGCATGCTCTGGCTGAAGCGAACAGCGGGGATGTGGTTCTTGTCGCGGGCAAAGGACACGAGGACTATCAGGAGATAAACGGAGTTCGGAAGCCGTTCAGCGACAAAGAGGTAATAAAAGAACTTTTAGGAGATAAGGGATAG
- a CDS encoding UDP-N-acetylmuramoyl-tripeptide--D-alanyl-D-alanine ligase yields MSNPGDIEAVITERPLSGEISGISIDSRTVKSGEIYVAIKGENFDGHDFIRDAAQKGASAVVISKDWYADNKASVPTGFPLFLTIDTQLFLGQYANYHRKKQSRPVIGITGSNGKTSVKEMAALVISKIGYVHKTAGNLNNHLGVPLTLLRTPDEAEYTVLEMGINHPGEMTYLCSIAEPDVGLITNVALSHTEFFADIDKVASSKGEMFTHMAVGGTAIVNLDDVRIDTMSKKIENKLTFSFLYDADIQGRIVESEKGTGTVLEFNGCEPFMLQTLGKNMASNALAAAAIGLKYAVPIPEIRDALASYKGFKGRMSRTEAAGRTIIDDSYNANPASVEMALKTFSNLESDGKKVVVFGDMLELGRFSRQEHRNVGSLISDLKIDTLLTFGNESVLTVEEAKKYGLQDARHFESKKELTEYLMNFTDPGDMILVKGSRGMAMEDVIELMKNEVN; encoded by the coding sequence TTGAGCAACCCGGGCGATATAGAGGCAGTCATCACTGAGCGTCCGCTCAGCGGGGAGATCTCCGGCATCTCCATTGACAGCCGAACCGTTAAATCAGGCGAAATTTATGTTGCGATTAAAGGCGAAAATTTCGACGGTCACGATTTCATAAGAGACGCCGCTCAAAAGGGAGCGTCTGCCGTGGTCATATCCAAAGATTGGTACGCCGATAACAAAGCATCGGTTCCGACCGGCTTCCCTCTCTTTCTCACTATTGACACACAGCTCTTTCTCGGACAATACGCGAATTATCACCGGAAAAAGCAGAGCCGGCCTGTCATCGGAATCACAGGCTCAAACGGAAAGACATCGGTTAAGGAGATGGCAGCTCTCGTTATTTCGAAGATCGGTTATGTTCACAAAACTGCTGGAAATCTGAATAATCATTTAGGAGTGCCGCTCACTCTGCTCCGTACGCCGGATGAGGCGGAATATACGGTTTTGGAAATGGGAATCAACCATCCCGGCGAAATGACCTACCTCTGTTCCATCGCCGAACCTGATGTAGGCCTCATAACGAATGTTGCCCTATCACACACAGAATTTTTTGCGGATATCGACAAGGTCGCTTCCTCTAAGGGGGAGATGTTCACACATATGGCGGTCGGTGGGACTGCCATTGTGAACCTTGACGATGTCCGCATTGACACCATGAGCAAAAAAATAGAAAACAAACTGACCTTCAGCTTCCTGTATGACGCGGATATTCAGGGAAGAATTGTTGAGTCGGAAAAGGGAACCGGAACGGTTCTTGAATTCAACGGCTGCGAACCGTTTATGCTGCAAACTCTCGGCAAGAATATGGCGTCCAACGCCTTAGCCGCCGCGGCTATAGGTCTTAAATACGCCGTTCCCATCCCCGAGATTCGGGACGCGCTTGCCTCCTACAAAGGATTCAAAGGAAGGATGAGCAGGACTGAAGCCGCAGGACGAACTATCATAGACGACAGTTACAACGCCAATCCGGCATCGGTTGAGATGGCATTGAAAACTTTCTCCAATTTGGAATCTGACGGGAAGAAAGTCGTCGTGTTCGGCGATATGCTGGAGTTAGGAAGATTCAGCCGACAGGAACACCGGAACGTCGGCAGCTTAATTTCGGATCTGAAAATTGACACTCTCCTCACGTTCGGAAACGAATCGGTTTTGACTGTTGAAGAAGCAAAAAAATATGGATTGCAGGATGCCAGGCACTTTGAAAGTAAAAAAGAACTCACGGAGTATCTTATGAATTTCACTGACCCGGGAGATATGATTCTCGTGAAAGGTTCACGCGGAATGGCGATGGAAGACGTTATCGAACTTATGAAAAACGAGGTGAACTGA
- a CDS encoding phospho-N-acetylmuramoyl-pentapeptide-transferase produces the protein MLFHLLYPLRSYISGFNVFQYITFRSAGSAITALLISFLLGPMIIRLLKKHNIVEEIRSDGPASHLKKKGTPTMGGLLIIAAIVLPTLLWANLLNRYVQLALLATVWMGVVGWIDDYLKSVKNHPKGLIARYKFVGQISLGLIIGGIVYFSPAWEAVGTTSYLPFFKDYQIDYGYFYIPMVILVITATSNSVNITDGLDGLATGLMCIAALAFTVMAYATGNSIISNYLYIDYLAGSGEMAVFLSAMVGATLGFLWFNTRPAQVFMGDTGALALGGALGVAAILIKKEILLILVGGVFVVETLSVIIQVLYFRYTKMKQGKGKRYFKMAPLHHHYELKGWAESKVVVRFWIIGILAAIISLSTFKIR, from the coding sequence ATGCTGTTTCATCTGCTCTATCCCCTTCGTTCCTACATTTCGGGATTCAATGTATTTCAATATATCACTTTCCGGAGCGCGGGTTCCGCTATCACGGCTCTGCTGATTAGTTTCTTACTTGGACCGATGATAATCCGGCTTCTCAAAAAACACAATATCGTAGAAGAGATACGGAGCGACGGTCCTGCATCCCATCTCAAAAAGAAGGGAACGCCGACGATGGGCGGATTACTCATCATCGCCGCAATCGTTCTCCCCACATTGTTGTGGGCGAATCTTCTGAACCGGTATGTTCAGCTTGCTCTCTTAGCCACAGTATGGATGGGTGTTGTGGGATGGATTGACGACTACCTGAAATCCGTGAAGAATCACCCGAAAGGTTTGATTGCGCGATATAAATTTGTCGGCCAAATTTCGCTCGGATTGATAATCGGCGGAATAGTTTACTTCTCCCCTGCGTGGGAAGCAGTGGGTACAACCAGCTATCTGCCGTTCTTCAAGGATTATCAGATTGATTACGGCTATTTCTATATTCCTATGGTTATTCTTGTTATCACAGCCACATCCAACTCCGTGAATATTACCGACGGATTGGACGGACTCGCTACGGGACTTATGTGCATCGCGGCGCTTGCGTTCACGGTTATGGCATACGCCACCGGAAACTCGATTATTTCAAATTACCTTTATATAGACTATTTAGCAGGCTCGGGTGAAATGGCGGTCTTCCTTTCGGCTATGGTGGGAGCCACCCTGGGATTTCTCTGGTTCAACACACGACCGGCGCAGGTTTTTATGGGCGATACGGGAGCGTTGGCGCTTGGCGGAGCATTAGGCGTTGCGGCTATTCTCATTAAGAAAGAGATTCTGCTCATTTTGGTCGGAGGCGTTTTTGTAGTGGAGACACTCTCCGTCATCATTCAGGTTTTGTATTTCCGCTATACGAAAATGAAACAGGGCAAAGGAAAACGATATTTCAAGATGGCGCCGCTGCATCATCATTACGAACTCAAGGGATGGGCGGAATCAAAAGTAGTAGTACGATTTTGGATAATCGGCATACTTGCCGCGATTATAAGCTTAAGCACATTCAAGATTAGATGA
- a CDS encoding UDP-N-acetylmuramoyl-L-alanine--D-glutamate ligase — translation MKDDLSNKKITVLGMAKSGIAAARLLSDAGARIFVSDSGDSELLAAATAELDAMSIKYETGGHTEHALEAEFIVTSPGVPETAGIIGQALEAELPIYSELECASWFSDGKIAAITGSNGKTTCTALLGEMMKQSFDDVRLGGNIGTPFSSLVGKGDTNKTIYILEVSSFQLKWIDKFHPVAATVLNVTPDHLDWHTNYESYVNAKERITENMTSDNYFIYNSDDTESTRIASNSAAKNISFSVKTKLDNGCWLEDSELRLKYESIDETVINVNDLKLPGIHNVANAAACILLATTGGASIIRSGSALLAFPGVQHRLETVRVLNEVSYVNDSKSTNVDSMTVALNSFDEPIILIAGGRDKGSDFESIKELVSRKVKTLILIGEAAEKISRSFSSIADKRVSPNLKDAVVVAERLSVAGDVVLLSPGCASFDMFRNYEERGEVFANEVKALGEAV, via the coding sequence ATGAAAGATGATCTGTCAAATAAGAAAATCACGGTGCTGGGCATGGCTAAAAGCGGAATTGCGGCTGCCCGCCTTCTCTCCGATGCGGGAGCGCGGATTTTCGTTAGTGACAGCGGCGATTCCGAGTTGCTCGCCGCTGCCACAGCCGAGTTGGATGCTATGAGCATTAAATACGAGACAGGCGGACACACCGAACACGCTTTGGAAGCGGAATTCATCGTGACGAGTCCCGGCGTCCCCGAGACAGCCGGCATTATCGGACAAGCGCTGGAAGCCGAGCTGCCGATATACAGCGAACTCGAGTGCGCAAGCTGGTTCAGCGATGGAAAAATCGCCGCTATTACAGGTTCAAACGGCAAAACGACCTGCACAGCACTATTAGGCGAGATGATGAAGCAGTCGTTTGACGATGTGCGATTAGGCGGAAACATCGGAACGCCGTTCTCCTCTCTCGTCGGTAAAGGAGACACGAACAAAACTATATATATCCTCGAGGTAAGCAGTTTTCAGCTCAAATGGATTGACAAATTCCATCCGGTTGCCGCAACAGTGCTCAACGTCACTCCCGACCATCTGGACTGGCACACGAACTATGAAAGTTACGTGAACGCCAAAGAGCGGATAACAGAGAATATGACCTCGGATAATTATTTCATCTATAACAGCGACGACACGGAATCCACACGAATCGCTTCCAACTCCGCTGCCAAAAATATCTCTTTTTCGGTAAAAACCAAGCTGGACAACGGCTGTTGGCTCGAAGATTCAGAACTTCGATTGAAATATGAATCGATTGATGAAACGGTTATAAACGTGAACGACCTTAAACTGCCCGGCATCCACAATGTGGCAAACGCCGCAGCATGTATTTTACTCGCCACAACAGGGGGCGCTTCCATTATCAGGTCTGGCAGCGCCCTCCTTGCCTTTCCCGGAGTGCAGCACAGGCTCGAAACTGTGCGTGTTTTAAACGAAGTCAGTTATGTTAACGACTCGAAATCCACCAACGTTGATTCAATGACGGTGGCTCTTAACTCTTTTGATGAACCGATAATATTGATAGCAGGCGGCAGGGATAAAGGTTCCGATTTTGAATCTATCAAGGAACTTGTCTCGCGGAAAGTGAAAACGCTGATTCTCATAGGAGAAGCGGCGGAGAAGATAAGCAGATCGTTCTCGTCTATAGCGGACAAGCGCGTCTCTCCCAATTTGAAAGACGCTGTCGTAGTTGCTGAGCGCCTCTCGGTAGCCGGCGACGTCGTATTGCTTTCGCCCGGCTGCGCGAGTTTTGATATGTTCAGGAATTACGAAGAACGAGGCGAAGTTTTCGCCAATGAAGTGAAAGCGCTTGGAGAAGCTGTATGA
- a CDS encoding cell division protein FtsW: protein MTSLSGYFNVRGSDYDKNLLFIIILIAGIGMVMLYSASSAIGREMGDSAIYLKGHFVRLLIGFALLALTMRIDYRFYKKIAIPLLIAAALVLTAGLIYHRLWGTSSTARWIYIGGISLQTSELMKFALITYLAYYLEKNEKRIGSFTDGLLPTIIILAIASGLVLIQPDFSTTAMIIAVSFIMLFIGNAKISHLTAVGAIGGLIMVLSVFNSSYQIQRIKSFIEGGDISGAGYQMQQSLMSLGGGGLLGLGLGESVGKNLFLPTPHTDFILAIIGEEMGFIGVLIISTMFLAFYFRSLKIARGANDKFGVYLTVGLSTSIFLYAVVNAAVVSGLLPVTGLPIPLVSYGGSNILYTLGATGILLNISSSKSTPKRKRYKRSSR, encoded by the coding sequence ATGACTTCACTGTCAGGATACTTCAACGTTCGCGGCAGCGACTACGATAAAAACCTTCTCTTTATCATCATTCTCATCGCCGGAATAGGAATGGTGATGCTTTACAGCGCCAGCTCGGCAATAGGCAGAGAAATGGGCGACAGCGCAATTTATCTCAAGGGTCATTTTGTGCGGCTTCTCATCGGCTTTGCTCTTTTGGCGTTGACAATGAGAATAGACTACCGGTTTTATAAAAAAATCGCCATTCCGCTACTCATCGCGGCGGCGCTCGTGCTGACCGCAGGATTAATATACCATCGTCTCTGGGGAACAAGCTCAACAGCCCGCTGGATTTATATCGGCGGAATCAGCCTCCAAACTTCCGAGCTGATGAAATTTGCCCTCATAACTTACCTGGCATACTACCTTGAGAAGAATGAAAAACGGATCGGATCATTTACCGACGGGCTTCTTCCGACAATAATTATTTTAGCAATCGCTTCCGGGCTTGTGCTGATTCAACCTGATTTCAGCACTACCGCGATGATAATAGCGGTTTCCTTCATAATGCTCTTCATCGGGAACGCGAAAATCAGCCATCTGACCGCCGTTGGCGCCATCGGCGGATTGATAATGGTTCTCTCTGTATTCAACTCCAGCTATCAGATTCAGCGTATTAAATCATTTATCGAAGGCGGAGATATTTCGGGAGCAGGCTACCAGATGCAGCAATCTCTAATGAGCCTTGGCGGCGGCGGTCTCTTGGGATTAGGACTTGGAGAAAGCGTCGGCAAAAACTTGTTCCTTCCCACTCCACACACGGATTTTATACTTGCCATCATCGGCGAGGAGATGGGTTTTATCGGCGTCCTGATCATTTCGACGATGTTTTTAGCGTTCTATTTTCGGTCGCTTAAAATTGCCCGGGGAGCCAATGATAAATTCGGAGTTTATCTGACTGTAGGGCTGTCAACATCAATATTCCTTTATGCAGTCGTTAACGCTGCGGTTGTTTCCGGCTTGCTTCCCGTAACAGGACTGCCGATTCCGCTGGTCAGTTACGGCGGCTCGAATATCCTGTACACGCTTGGAGCCACAGGAATACTGCTGAATATATCTTCATCGAAAAGTACTCCCAAACGGAAAAGATATAAAAGGAGTTCTCGTTAA